One Punica granatum isolate Tunisia-2019 chromosome 3, ASM765513v2, whole genome shotgun sequence genomic window carries:
- the LOC116201220 gene encoding translation initiation factor IF-2-like, whose protein sequence is MLLRSSSTPIMKSWPPPYAKDSSPEHDLHLPNLTRTRSVSLTSSPSLSPSPFHSPTPSEESPSSSKSSNKSIKKNPHQLPQSPGKPAGSLGKDAEEPAELKLDDPIKRLLSSSGLGGVDDEEGCDRAREDGRPQTLVVGGSHGNGGVGGICGGGGRGSGSGGDGGGGDGGFGFSGSDRGPGSDSTDAYYRKMIEADPNNALLLGNYAKFLKEVRGDLDKAEEYCGRAILANPNDANVLSLYADLIWQTQKDPHRAESYYDRAVKTAPDDCYVLGSYAKFLWDVDEDEEEEEEQNSRDYRHDHRSPHAPPNFVQGSPHHPITAAS, encoded by the exons aTGCTTCTCAGGAGCTCTTCCACCCCCATAATGAAGTCATGGCCTCCCCCATACGCCAAGGACTCCTCGCCCGAGCACGACCTTCACCTCCCGAACCTCACGCGGACCCGATCGGTCTCCCTGACCTCGTCGCCATCACTGTCGCCATCGCCCTTCCACTCTCCTACTCCCTCTGAGGAGTCGCCATCTTCCAGTAAAAGCTCGAACAAGTCGATAAAGAAGAACCCCCACCAACTTCCTCAGAGTCCCGGAAAACCCGCCGGATCATTGGGTAAGGATGCCGAGGAACCGGCTGAGCTGAAGCTTGATGATCCGATAAAGAGACTGCTCTCGAGTTCCGGACTTGGTGGGGTGGATGATGAAGAGGGCTGCGACCGGGCAAGGGAGGATGGCAGGCCGCAGACTCTGGTGGTTGGAGGTTCCCATGGGAATGGTGGGGTTGGTGGGATTTGTGGCGGCGGCGGGCGAGGGTCGGGCAGTGGAGGTGATGGCGGTGGTGGCGATGGAGGGTTTGGGTTTTCGGGGAGTGACAGGGGCCCAGGGAGTGATAGCACCGACGCGTATTACCGGAAGATGATCGAAGCTGACCCCAACAACGCGCTTTTGCTCGGGAACTATGCCAAGTTCTTGAAAGAG GTTAGGGGAGATCTTGACAAAGCCGAGGAGTACTGTGGCAGGGCGATTCTTGCCAACCCGAACGATGCTAATGTGCTCTCTCTCTATGCTGATCTTATATGGCAGACGCAGAAGGACCCTCACAGAGCCGAAAGTTACTATGATCGAGCGGTTAAAACTGCTCCTGATGATTG CTACGTGCTTGGATCATATGCCAAATTCCTCTGGGATGtcgatgaagatgaagaggaagaggaagagcagAATTCAAGGGATTATCGGCATGACCACCGGAGCCCTCATGCTCCGCCAAATTTTGTCCAAGGATCTCCCCACCACCCGATCACAGCTGCTTCTTAA
- the LOC116200174 gene encoding uroporphyrinogen decarboxylase 1, chloroplastic isoform X2, producing the protein MVLSSSTLQLGPCSACGSSRLLTGLDHNGLKEKVLVSSSKPRNGYKKFRVFCSSASSSTDPLLVKAARGDPVIRPPAWMMRQAGRYMAAYQKLAKKHPSFRERGPVIQSPIRSEEGLNALHPLDLGKLQFVGESLRILRKEIEGQATLLGFVGAPWTIATYIVEGGTTRTYKTIKSMCHTAPHILRAILSHLAQAISEYVIFQVESGAHCIQIFDSWGGQLPPHVWEQWSKPYIEEIVGVVRQKCPGTPLVLYINGNGGLLERMKGTGVDVIGLDWTIDMADARRRLGPGVSVQGNVDPACLFSPLPALTDEIHRVVKCAGQTGHILNLGHGVLVGTPEEAVKHFFDVTRSIRFDIPSQDREAEETRVAA; encoded by the exons ATGGTGctctcttcttcaactctgcaatTGGGTCCGTGCAGTGCTTGCGGTTCTTCCCGGCTACTCACTGGGCTTGACCACAATGGTCTGAAGGAGAAAGTCTTGGTTTCTTCATCCAAACCCAGAAATGGCTACAAGAAATTTCGGGTCTTCTGTTCTTCTGCGTCGTCCTCTACAG ACCCGCTCCTGGTGAAAGCCGCAAGAGGAGACCCCGTGATTCGCCCTCCTGCTTGGATGATGAGACAGGCGGGAAGGTACATGGCAGCCTACCAAAAGCTTGCCAAGAAGCACCCGTCCTTTAGGGAGAG GGGTCCAGTGATTCAGTCGCCAATTCGCTCCGAGGAAGGCCTGAACGCTTTGCATCCTCTTGACCTGGGGAAGCTTCAATTTGTTGGGGAGTCCCTCAGGATTCTACGCAAAGAG ATCGAAGGGCAGGCTACTCTCTTAGGTTTTGTCGGGGCACCATGGACAATTGCGACATACATAGTAGAAGGGGGAACCACTCGGACGTATAAGACCATCAAGAGCATGTGCCACACCGCTCCGCATATCTTAAGGGCTATTCTGTCCCATTTGGCTCAGGCCATCTCTGAGTATGTTATCTTCCAAGTCGAGTCTGGGGCCCACTGCATTCAGATATTTGACTCGTGGGGTGGGCAACTCCCACCCCATGTGTGGGAACAGTGGTCAAAACCTTACATTGAAGAG ATCGTAGGTGTGGTAAGGCAAAAATGCCCTGGAACGCCGCTTGTGCTCTACATCAACGGTAATGGGGGCCTTCTAGAGCGGATGAAAGGAACTGGAGTGGATGTCATCGGGCTCGACTGGACGATTGATATGGCTGATGCGAGAAGAAGACTAGGTCCTGGAGTCAGCGTGCAGGGAAATGTGGACCCTGCATGCTTGTTCTCACCTCTTCCTGCTCTGACCGACGAAATTCACAG GGTTGTGAAATGTGCGGGACAGACGGGGCACATTCTTAACCTGGGGCACGGCGTCCTTGTTGGGACCCCAGAAGAAGCAGTGAAGCACTTCTTCGATGTTACACGAAGCATTAGATTCGATATTCCTTCACAGGATCGTGAAGCAGAGGAAACCCGAGTTGCAGCTTGA
- the LOC116200174 gene encoding uroporphyrinogen decarboxylase 1, chloroplastic isoform X1, translating to MVLSSSTLQLGPCSACGSSRLLTGLDHNGLKEKVLVSSSKPRNGYKKFRVFCSSASSSTDPLLVKAARGDPVIRPPAWMMRQAGRYMAAYQKLAKKHPSFRERSETTDLIVEISLQPWEAFRPDGVILFSDILTPLPAFGVPFDIEDDRGPVIQSPIRSEEGLNALHPLDLGKLQFVGESLRILRKEIEGQATLLGFVGAPWTIATYIVEGGTTRTYKTIKSMCHTAPHILRAILSHLAQAISEYVIFQVESGAHCIQIFDSWGGQLPPHVWEQWSKPYIEEIVGVVRQKCPGTPLVLYINGNGGLLERMKGTGVDVIGLDWTIDMADARRRLGPGVSVQGNVDPACLFSPLPALTDEIHRVVKCAGQTGHILNLGHGVLVGTPEEAVKHFFDVTRSIRFDIPSQDREAEETRVAA from the exons ATGGTGctctcttcttcaactctgcaatTGGGTCCGTGCAGTGCTTGCGGTTCTTCCCGGCTACTCACTGGGCTTGACCACAATGGTCTGAAGGAGAAAGTCTTGGTTTCTTCATCCAAACCCAGAAATGGCTACAAGAAATTTCGGGTCTTCTGTTCTTCTGCGTCGTCCTCTACAG ACCCGCTCCTGGTGAAAGCCGCAAGAGGAGACCCCGTGATTCGCCCTCCTGCTTGGATGATGAGACAGGCGGGAAGGTACATGGCAGCCTACCAAAAGCTTGCCAAGAAGCACCCGTCCTTTAGGGAGAGGTCAGAGACCACTGATCTCATTGTGGAAATCTCATTGCAGCCCTGGGAGGCTTTTCGACCCGATGGAGTTATCCTTTTCTCGGATATACTCACCCCTCTACCTGCTTTTGGTGTCCCTTTCGACATTGAAGATGACAGGGGTCCAGTGATTCAGTCGCCAATTCGCTCCGAGGAAGGCCTGAACGCTTTGCATCCTCTTGACCTGGGGAAGCTTCAATTTGTTGGGGAGTCCCTCAGGATTCTACGCAAAGAG ATCGAAGGGCAGGCTACTCTCTTAGGTTTTGTCGGGGCACCATGGACAATTGCGACATACATAGTAGAAGGGGGAACCACTCGGACGTATAAGACCATCAAGAGCATGTGCCACACCGCTCCGCATATCTTAAGGGCTATTCTGTCCCATTTGGCTCAGGCCATCTCTGAGTATGTTATCTTCCAAGTCGAGTCTGGGGCCCACTGCATTCAGATATTTGACTCGTGGGGTGGGCAACTCCCACCCCATGTGTGGGAACAGTGGTCAAAACCTTACATTGAAGAG ATCGTAGGTGTGGTAAGGCAAAAATGCCCTGGAACGCCGCTTGTGCTCTACATCAACGGTAATGGGGGCCTTCTAGAGCGGATGAAAGGAACTGGAGTGGATGTCATCGGGCTCGACTGGACGATTGATATGGCTGATGCGAGAAGAAGACTAGGTCCTGGAGTCAGCGTGCAGGGAAATGTGGACCCTGCATGCTTGTTCTCACCTCTTCCTGCTCTGACCGACGAAATTCACAG GGTTGTGAAATGTGCGGGACAGACGGGGCACATTCTTAACCTGGGGCACGGCGTCCTTGTTGGGACCCCAGAAGAAGCAGTGAAGCACTTCTTCGATGTTACACGAAGCATTAGATTCGATATTCCTTCACAGGATCGTGAAGCAGAGGAAACCCGAGTTGCAGCTTGA
- the LOC116200175 gene encoding uncharacterized protein LOC116200175: protein MAAVLSPTRSLPNPALPPASSSVDSIPSWSRFQNSCFRTSYFPASPIILHRPFLPYPLSRPGLCRAASPGPGEPGPPSDDRPLRLKGIGSSLSKLTSTVQIFFAVLFWMSLFFWASAWDGRNRPNNGSGGFRR, encoded by the exons ATGGCGGCGGTTCTCTCTCCGACCCGCTCGCTACCGAACCCAGCCTTGCCTCCGGCCTCGTCCTCCGTCGACTCGATCCCTTCCTGGAGCCGCTTCCAGAATTCCTGCTTCCGGACAAGTTATTTCCCCGCTTCACCGATAATTCTTCACCGTCCATTTCTTCCCTATCCTCTCTCTCGGCCTGGCCTCTGCCGTGCGGCCTCTCCCGGGCCCGGGGAACCAGGCCCGCCCTCTGATGACCGCCCGTTGCGGCTGAAAG GTATTGGGTCATCTCTTTCTAAACTTACGAGCACAGTACAAATTTTCTTTGCTGTTCTTTTCTGGATGTCTTTGTTTTTCTGGGCTTCCGCGTGGGATGGGAGGAATAGACCGAACAATGGCTCGGGAGGATTTAGGAGATGA
- the LOC116201459 gene encoding EPIDERMAL PATTERNING FACTOR-like protein 8, producing the protein MGGELRIRVFFILSVILVLSTSDGSLLLNVKGGTAGSLGQRRMVVGSRPPGCVNKCLSCRPCIATLVITGRKKFAQERGFRASARTQSSDGDDHGGYYLLSWKCRCGDKIFQP; encoded by the exons ATGGGTGGAGAGCTTAGAATCAGAGTCTTCTTCATCCTCTCTGTCATTCTTGTTCTATCTACATCAG ATGGGTCGCTGCTTCTGAACGTTAAAGGTGGGACCGCCGGAAGCTTGGGGCAGAGGAGGATGGTGGTGGGTTCGAGGCCGCCAGGGTGTGTAAACAAGTGCTTGAGTTGCAGACCGTGCATTGCGACTCTGGTGATCACGGGACGCAAGAAATTTGCCCAGGAAAGAGGGTTCAGGGCAAGCGCGAGGACTCAGAGTAGTGATGGAGACGACCACGGCGGCTACTACCTTCTTTCTTGGAAGTGCAGATGTGGAGATAAGATCTTCCAGCCATGA
- the LOC116198750 gene encoding 26.5 kDa heat shock protein, mitochondrial, with product MALARFALRSLQQRLGSSPSPASLVGRNLRERSRPELEGFQRMMATNSGTEKASDDKEVAVSDGGGRRRRFSLFPRRNRRRSLWRDDDRDFVPELYEFFPSGLGNALMQATDNINRLFNSMNISPWQLAGSVKEKDDHYKIRYEVPGLTKDDVKITVHDGVLSIRGEQKKEEEEEADDERWSAASYGYYNTSLVLPEDAKVDEIKAELKDGVLSITVPRTEKPKREVKEVKVH from the exons ATGGCCTTGGCTCGTTTTGCTCTGAGGAGCCTGCAGCAGAGGTTGGGCTCCTCGCCCTCCCCTGCATCCCTGGTCGGTCGGAACCTCAGGGAAAGGTCCCGCCCTGAGCTCGAAGGCTTTCAACGGATGATGGCAACTAACTCCGGCACTGAAAAGGCATCGGATGACAAGGAGGTGGCGGTGAGTGATGGCGGAGGCCGGAGGAGAAGGTTCAGCCTCTTCCCCCGCAGGAACCGCCGGAGGAGTCTGTGGCGCGACGATGATCGTGACTTTGTTCCCGAGCTCTATG AATTCTTTCCTTCGGGGCTCGGGAACGCGCTGATGCAGGCGACCGACAACATCAACAGGCTGTTCAACAGCATGAACATATCCCCCTGGCAGCTCGCGGGCAGCGTGAAGGAGAAGGACGACCACTACAAGATCCGCTACGAGGTCCCGGGGCTCACCAAGGACGACGTCAAGATCACCGTCCACGACGGGGTCCTCTCGATCCGAGGAGAgcagaagaaggaagaggaggaagaagcagACGACGAGCGCTGGTCTGCCGCGAGCTATGGGTACTACAACACGAGCCTCGTCCTGCCCGAGGACGCCAAGGTGGACGAGATCAAGGCCGAGTTGAAGGACGGGGTCCTCAGTATTACTGTTCCTAGGACCGAGAAGCCTAAGAGGGAAGTGAAGGAGGTCAAAGTCCATTGA
- the LOC116201858 gene encoding uncharacterized protein LOC116201858 isoform X1 — MHGRSGCLVCCSKPKLISSAGPLPEGQESRGQDFFWSTSVSDMDYSAAQSQGSISSISTSNQTLYQHGGLGPSGTPESVNHGLLLWNQTRQHWLSNKKNKTRPRQVREPKLSWNVTYESLLGSNKPFPQPVPLSEMVDFLVNVWEQEGMYD, encoded by the exons ATGCATGGG CGCAGTGGTTGTCTTGTATGCTGTTCAAAGCCCAAACTGATCTCTTCAGCTGGGCCCTTACCAGAGGGACAGGAATCTAGGGGACAGGATTTTTTTTGGAGCACGAGTGTTTCTGATATGGACTACAGTGCGGCACAGTCACAGGGCAGCATATCATCAATCAGCACATCAAACCAGACCCTCTATCAACATGGTGGTTTGGGGCCATCTGGAACTCCTGAGTCTGTTAATCACG GTCTTCTTCTCTGGAACCAGACTAGGCAGCATTGGttaagtaataaaaaaaataagaccCGACCACGGCAGGTCCGAGAACCTAAATTAAG TTGGAATGTTACATACGAAAGCTTACTAGGAAGCAACAAGCCATTTCCCCAGCCCGTCCCTCTCTCT GAAATGGTCGATTTCCTCGTCAATGTGTGGGAACAAGAGGGTATGTATGACTGA
- the LOC116201858 gene encoding uncharacterized protein LOC116201858 isoform X2 — translation MGGCLVCCSKPKLISSAGPLPEGQESRGQDFFWSTSVSDMDYSAAQSQGSISSISTSNQTLYQHGGLGPSGTPESVNHGLLLWNQTRQHWLSNKKNKTRPRQVREPKLSWNVTYESLLGSNKPFPQPVPLSEMVDFLVNVWEQEGMYD, via the exons ATGGG TGGTTGTCTTGTATGCTGTTCAAAGCCCAAACTGATCTCTTCAGCTGGGCCCTTACCAGAGGGACAGGAATCTAGGGGACAGGATTTTTTTTGGAGCACGAGTGTTTCTGATATGGACTACAGTGCGGCACAGTCACAGGGCAGCATATCATCAATCAGCACATCAAACCAGACCCTCTATCAACATGGTGGTTTGGGGCCATCTGGAACTCCTGAGTCTGTTAATCACG GTCTTCTTCTCTGGAACCAGACTAGGCAGCATTGGttaagtaataaaaaaaataagaccCGACCACGGCAGGTCCGAGAACCTAAATTAAG TTGGAATGTTACATACGAAAGCTTACTAGGAAGCAACAAGCCATTTCCCCAGCCCGTCCCTCTCTCT GAAATGGTCGATTTCCTCGTCAATGTGTGGGAACAAGAGGGTATGTATGACTGA